The genomic segment CGGGCGGGGGCATGACGACCATCAACGTAAGCTCCGCGAATGCCATCCTCACCGCTGCGGCCGGGGTTCCGGTGGCCAAGCATGGCAGCCGCTCGATCTCATCCTCCTCGGGCAGCGCCGACGCACTCGAGGCCCTGGGCGTCAAGGTCGAGTTGGCGCCCAAGCAGGGTGAGCGGCTCATCGAACAGGTGGGCATTAGCTTTCTGTACGCCCCGAGCTTTCACCCCCTCATGCTCAAGGTCTTCTTCCCCGAGCAGGCCCTCGGCATCAAGACCATCTTCTTCACCATCATCGGTCCTCTCATCAATCCGGCCGGGGCGCCTCACCATCTGATGGGTGTGTACCAGCCGCACTTGGTGGACCTCGTCGCCGACGTAGTCACACGGCTGCCGATGAAACACGTGGTGGTGGCCCACGGGATGGACGGACTTGACGAGGTGTCGATTCTGGGCGTGACGAAGATCGCCGAGATCAAGAACGGCGAGGTCAGCAAGTACGAGGTGGCGCCCGAGGACTTTGGCCTGAAGCGCGCCAAATTTGAGGACATCAAGGGCGGAGATCCCCAGTACAACGCCAAGGTGATCCGCGATATCTTCGAGGGCCGTGACCGCGGGCCGAGGCGCGATTTCCTGGTCCTCAACAACGGCTTCGCGCTGTACGTGGCGGGCGCCGCACCTAACCCGGCGCAAGGCATGCGAATGGCCGCGGAGAACATCGATTCAGGCGCGGCGTCGCGCAAGCTCGCGCAGTTTGCGGCTGCCTCGCAGCAAGTGGCAGCGTGATGCGCCTCACCGAGTCGATCCGGCAGCGGCAGCGAGAGGGGCTGCTGCCGGTTCTCTCCGAGATCAAGGTGCGCTCGCCGAAGGACGGCGATTTGTTGCGCGGGCGCACGCCCGAGGCGCTGGCACGCGTGATGGGCAGCTGCGCGATCGCGGGGCTCTCGGTGGTAACGGAGCTGCGGGAGTTCGGCGGCGGCCTCGCGTTGATTCCACGCGTGCTGCCACACATCACCGTGCCCGTGCTGCGCAAGGACTTCGTAGGAGGCATCGAGGATATCGAAGCCACTGCCGCCGTCGGCGCCGCATGCATGCTGCTCACCGTGTGCAAGCTCAGCGACGCCCAGCTCGCCGGGTTCCACGAGGCCGCCCACCGCTTGGGACTCGAAACGCTGGTCGAGACGCACTCGGCCGAGGAGATGGCGCGCGTGGTGAGGCTCGGTATCACACCCGACATCCTGGGCATAAACAATCGCGACATTCAGGTGCTGGAGACCGATCATGGCGACGTCTCGCTTACCGAGCATCTGGCCGCTCATGCGCCTCCGGGTTCGCTGCTGCTCAGCGAAAGCTCGATCCGCGGGCCAGAAGATGCACGCCGGGCGCGTGATGCGGGAGCTGATGCGGTCCTGGTCGGTACTTCGATATTGCTTGCCCACGACCCGGCGCAGGCGATCGGCGCGCTCTTGGCTGTCGGCTGGCGGTGAGGGCCAGAGTCAAGATCTGCGGCATCACTCATGAGGAGGATGCCGCTATGTGCGTGGACGAGGGCGCCGACGCTCTTGGCTTCGTGGTGGAATATCCGCTGCCAGTG from the Betaproteobacteria bacterium genome contains:
- the trpD gene encoding anthranilate phosphoribosyltransferase, producing the protein MKRPTADEIAAIARAMRDNCVQIQPKVTGNLTDMCGTGGGMTTINVSSANAILTAAAGVPVAKHGSRSISSSSGSADALEALGVKVELAPKQGERLIEQVGISFLYAPSFHPLMLKVFFPEQALGIKTIFFTIIGPLINPAGAPHHLMGVYQPHLVDLVADVVTRLPMKHVVVAHGMDGLDEVSILGVTKIAEIKNGEVSKYEVAPEDFGLKRAKFEDIKGGDPQYNAKVIRDIFEGRDRGPRRDFLVLNNGFALYVAGAAPNPAQGMRMAAENIDSGAASRKLAQFAAASQQVAA
- a CDS encoding indole-3-glycerol-phosphate synthase, translating into MMRLTESIRQRQREGLLPVLSEIKVRSPKDGDLLRGRTPEALARVMGSCAIAGLSVVTELREFGGGLALIPRVLPHITVPVLRKDFVGGIEDIEATAAVGAACMLLTVCKLSDAQLAGFHEAAHRLGLETLVETHSAEEMARVVRLGITPDILGINNRDIQVLETDHGDVSLTEHLAAHAPPGSLLLSESSIRGPEDARRARDAGADAVLVGTSILLAHDPAQAIGALLAVGWR